The window AGGAACTGGTTCGTTTCTACCTGGCTAATCATCGGGTGGATCATCCGAAATGAAGAAGCTGGGTCTGGATTACGGCGACCGTAGAATCGGAGTCGCCACAAGCGATATTTTCGGGTGGACAGCCCAAGCTCTGGAAACCATTGAACGCCGCGGGAACGGCAATGAGTTCGAACGGATCCGTGAACTGGTCAAGGAGTACGAAATCGGGGAAATTGTGGTTGGTCTGCCGAAGAATATGAATGGCTCTGTAGGACCCCGCGGTGAAATCTGTATTGAGTTTGCCGATCAGTTGCGGGAGCAATTGGAAATACCCGTACACCTTTGGGATGAGCGTCTGACGACAGTATCCGCTGAGCGGGTGCTGATTGAAGGGGACGTCAGCCGGAAGAAACGCAAAGGGATTGTAGACAAAATGGCTGCAGCCCTGATTTTGCAAAATTTTTTGGATGCTAACAGTAAAAGGTGAGGGGTGCGTGCTATTATGACAAACGAGCAGATTGGCCAAGAAGAAGAACCGGAAATTATCTATATTCCCGATGAGGAAGGTAATGAAGAGGAATTTGAGGTCATCATGAAGTTTGAAGTTGACGGTTCGGATGCAAAGTATATGATGGTGGTACCGCTCGATTCCGAGGATGAAGAGAGTGATGAGGTGTATGCGTTCCGCTATGAGGAAGACGGCGACGATCTGCAGCTTTTCATGATCGAGAACGACGAAGAGTGGGCGATTGTTGAAGAAACCTTCAATACTCTGGTAGACGAGCTGGATGGAGGAGCAGAGAATGACTGATTTTTCCGCCGAACAAGCGGTATGGACATCGAAGCTCAAGGAAGTATATGGAGAGACTGTAGAACTGGAAGATGAGCAGGGTAAATCTTCCGTTTACGATATTATTGCCGAGTTTGAGGTTGGCGACCGCGCGTATGCGGTACTGGCTGGCTCCGGAAGAGAAGCAGAGCAGGAAATTCTGCGGATCGTGGTATCGCCTAACGGTGTGCCCGAGCTGGAAAGTATCGTTGACGATGAGGAGTGGGAAGATGTCTCTGAGCTGTACGACGAGCTGACTCTCCCTGCTGACGACAAGGAATAAGTGTTTTCACAAATATGCAACATCTATGCTTGGCAAGGAAGAGGGCGGAGTTATTCCGCGCTCTTTTTGCTTGAAATAGAAGCAATTATAAAAAAATATGTTGAATTTGAGACAATACAATTTTATACTTTATAGTCGGAAAGTGAGGAGTGACATTTGAAAGCCGCAATCCGCGCTGTGCTGATCGTAATCCTTTTGCTGGCCTTAGCAGGAGGGGGAGGCGCATGGTATATTTGGAATGGAATGCAGCCGGTAGAGCCTGCAGGCCCGGCAGTAACGTTTACGATAGAGAAGGGGATGGGCAGTTCGGAAATCGCTGATCTGCTCGAGGAAAACGGCATTATCCGTAATGGGCTATTATTCAAGGGATATTTGAAATGGGTCAAGGAAGGCTCAAGCTTCAAAGCAGGTACATATACTGCAAGCCCTGGAGATACCTATGACCAGCTGATTGCAAGGCTGAATGCCGGAGATGTAGTAAAGGAAGAAACAGTCGTCTTTACAATTCCTGAAGGATTCACCGCGGCTCAAGTGGCTGATAAACTCGCAGAGGCCTGGAATCAGAAAGCTGAGGTCTTCCTTAAAGTCATAGATTCAGGAGCAGGACTCGCCGCAGCCGACCGGCTGGGGATTCCGGTAAATGCAGAGCTTCGCCATCGGCTTGAGGGATATCTGTTCCCCGAAA of the Paenibacillus pedocola genome contains:
- the ruvX gene encoding Holliday junction resolvase RuvX, whose protein sequence is MKKLGLDYGDRRIGVATSDIFGWTAQALETIERRGNGNEFERIRELVKEYEIGEIVVGLPKNMNGSVGPRGEICIEFADQLREQLEIPVHLWDERLTTVSAERVLIEGDVSRKKRKGIVDKMAAALILQNFLDANSKR
- a CDS encoding DUF1292 domain-containing protein codes for the protein MTDFSAEQAVWTSKLKEVYGETVELEDEQGKSSVYDIIAEFEVGDRAYAVLAGSGREAEQEILRIVVSPNGVPELESIVDDEEWEDVSELYDELTLPADDKE
- the mltG gene encoding endolytic transglycosylase MltG, which encodes MKAAIRAVLIVILLLALAGGGGAWYIWNGMQPVEPAGPAVTFTIEKGMGSSEIADLLEENGIIRNGLLFKGYLKWVKEGSSFKAGTYTASPGDTYDQLIARLNAGDVVKEETVVFTIPEGFTAAQVADKLAEAWNQKAEVFLKVIDSGAGLAAADRLGIPVNAELRHRLEGYLFPETYELVKDSTPQEIVEAMLEQLEKKLDSIPDWKTKLDKRGLSLHELLTVASLVEREVVVDEERPLVAGVIYNRLNKGQKLEIDATVQYLLDKQKERLLNKDLKVDSPYNTYKNTGLPPGPIASPGLASIQAALEPKASEYYFYVTKKDGSQGHLFGKTYKEHLANIQKSEQSSP
- a CDS encoding DUF1292 domain-containing protein, giving the protein MTNEQIGQEEEPEIIYIPDEEGNEEEFEVIMKFEVDGSDAKYMMVVPLDSEDEESDEVYAFRYEEDGDDLQLFMIENDEEWAIVEETFNTLVDELDGGAEND